A single window of uncultured Methanospirillum sp. DNA harbors:
- a CDS encoding helix-turn-helix domain-containing protein, protein MQEICTVNMTVKYLTKKWTLLVILELYKGDEYTRRFSELKDAISDITPKILSERLKELEEEGIITKKVDATSFPVKCEYTLTESGVDLVNIIRDIKQWALRWKIDNIPCGEQDCKSCIL, encoded by the coding sequence GTGCAAGAGATCTGTACCGTCAACATGACGGTGAAATATCTGACAAAAAAATGGACACTTCTTGTAATCCTTGAGTTATACAAGGGAGATGAGTATACCCGCCGGTTTTCAGAGCTCAAAGATGCCATCTCTGATATCACCCCGAAGATCCTCTCTGAGCGACTCAAGGAACTTGAAGAAGAGGGTATTATCACCAAGAAGGTAGATGCAACATCCTTTCCTGTCAAGTGTGAGTACACCCTGACCGAAAGCGGAGTAGATCTCGTGAATATTATTCGCGATATTAAACAGTGGGCGCTCAGATGGAAGATCGATAATATCCCCTGTGGTGAACAGGACTGTAAATCCTGTATCCTGTAA
- a CDS encoding NAD(P)/FAD-dependent oxidoreductase gives MTSGTTGALLQRDGKGYAIMTHIPAGMTTPEDLERIAAIGKKYHVPVIKITSGQRIILAGISAEDVPKVFEDLGPLAKPEIRPGVKFVQACLGTEMCQYGSQKSIALAEQIEKRLQIQEFPAKVKIGVSGCQRCCSESQIRDVGIVGTTRGWMIFFGGNGGTKPRIGDLIAWGLSSDEVVDCTIHLLEYYRDQANRKERTARFMERKGINALKKELLSLIPYIPLDNV, from the coding sequence ATGACATCCGGAACCACCGGAGCGCTCCTTCAGCGTGACGGGAAAGGGTACGCGATCATGACCCATATTCCAGCAGGGATGACAACTCCTGAAGATCTTGAACGTATCGCCGCCATCGGGAAGAAGTATCATGTCCCGGTCATAAAAATCACCTCCGGACAGCGGATCATCCTTGCCGGGATCTCTGCAGAAGATGTTCCAAAGGTGTTTGAGGATCTCGGACCGCTTGCAAAGCCGGAGATACGGCCAGGAGTTAAATTTGTCCAGGCATGTCTTGGAACCGAGATGTGCCAGTATGGCTCCCAGAAGTCTATCGCTCTTGCAGAACAGATCGAAAAGCGTCTACAGATCCAGGAATTTCCTGCAAAGGTGAAGATCGGTGTATCCGGATGCCAGCGATGTTGCAGTGAAAGCCAGATCAGGGATGTTGGGATCGTAGGAACTACCCGGGGATGGATGATCTTTTTTGGCGGTAACGGAGGGACAAAACCCCGGATTGGTGACCTTATCGCCTGGGGTCTCTCGTCAGATGAAGTGGTTGACTGCACCATTCATCTGCTCGAATATTACCGGGACCAGGCAAACCGGAAGGAGCGTACAGCGAGGTTCATGGAGCGAAAAGGTATTAATGCATTGAAGAAAGAACTGCTCTCCCTGATTCCCTACATTCCCCTTGATAACGTGTGA
- a CDS encoding cupin domain-containing protein produces the protein MKITDVANIVSGPNPHHVDARKVYDTDNAMAVVITLQPGESLKKHITPVDVFFYVLEGTGIVEIGDEKATCTKDMLIESPAKIPHRWLNESSSVFRVLVVKVPKPKEETKLL, from the coding sequence ATGAAGATTACAGATGTCGCAAATATTGTATCCGGACCAAATCCGCATCATGTGGATGCCCGGAAAGTGTATGATACAGATAATGCCATGGCTGTCGTTATCACCCTGCAGCCTGGGGAGTCACTGAAAAAACACATCACGCCGGTTGATGTCTTCTTCTACGTGCTTGAAGGAACCGGTATCGTCGAGATCGGTGATGAGAAGGCGACCTGCACAAAGGATATGCTTATCGAGAGTCCGGCAAAGATTCCTCACCGATGGCTGAACGAGAGCAGTTCGGTCTTCAGGGTTCTCGTTGTGAAGGTGCCAAAACCAAAAGAAGAGACAAAATTATTGTGA
- a CDS encoding transcriptional regulator FilR1 domain-containing protein: MTSPLFAYNDIRLGLESIFRSRLQMQILLSLGEGCKTLSDLRTITGSSSQAIIPRIRALEKRSFISNQRYQYCLTPLGRIFETKINEITRLFSLLTHHDTFWHEHYLDGIPEQFINEMSDLCNSQIVADTSVEIFQVYAHYQAVIENARRIHWVSSMISPGHLHYIITRVMDGVPVEMIITAEVDRQLRAEPYASQVSQMKTCSNYIQYISDNPLKFGLMVTDTQFILGLYKQDMTTFDASSHFTSSDSQALSWGERVLTHFRSTARACSL, from the coding sequence ATGACCTCCCCCCTCTTCGCCTATAACGATATCCGGCTTGGACTCGAGTCTATCTTCAGGTCACGACTGCAGATGCAGATTCTTCTTTCCCTGGGTGAAGGATGCAAGACCCTTTCTGATCTGCGTACGATAACCGGATCCTCATCCCAGGCAATTATTCCGAGAATCCGGGCACTCGAAAAACGCTCATTCATATCAAACCAGAGGTACCAGTACTGCCTGACTCCGCTCGGAAGGATATTTGAGACGAAAATTAATGAAATTACAAGACTCTTTTCTCTTCTGACTCATCACGATACGTTCTGGCATGAGCATTATCTTGACGGAATCCCGGAGCAGTTCATCAATGAGATGAGTGATCTCTGCAACTCACAGATTGTTGCTGATACCTCGGTTGAGATTTTTCAGGTATATGCACATTATCAGGCCGTAATTGAAAATGCGAGACGGATTCACTGGGTATCTTCGATGATCAGCCCGGGCCATCTCCACTATATCATAACACGGGTGATGGATGGAGTTCCTGTAGAGATGATCATCACAGCAGAGGTAGATAGGCAACTCCGTGCCGAACCGTATGCTTCACAAGTGTCACAGATGAAGACCTGTTCGAACTACATCCAATACATTTCAGACAACCCATTGAAGTTCGGACTCATGGTTACAGATACCCAGTTCATCCTAGGACTATATAAACAGGATATGACGACTTTTGATGCTTCTTCGCATTTTACAAGTTCTGATTCACAGGCATTATCATGGGGTGAACGGGTCTTAACCCATTTCAGGAGTACTGCCCGGGCATGTTCTCTTTGA
- a CDS encoding cytochrome c biogenesis protein CcdA, which produces MATLDPSVLGIFIFGLIAGICPCNSVLCLGLIGYLTSGNTSLSLSNILKLTISFCIGTILVLLPLGLIAGYIGHYLLFLSETVAWSIGGIILILMGLQLLHVYKPPIRSIFNFLRAPISYTMTGSFLFRAFIRGNHNRKRCSHASYCSDIHRS; this is translated from the coding sequence ATGGCAACACTTGATCCATCAGTTCTGGGAATATTCATTTTTGGGTTGATAGCAGGGATATGTCCGTGTAATAGTGTTCTCTGTCTTGGACTTATTGGGTATCTCACCAGCGGGAATACATCATTGTCTCTATCTAATATTCTCAAACTCACGATATCCTTCTGCATCGGAACCATTCTTGTGCTTCTCCCACTTGGATTGATTGCCGGATACATCGGGCATTACCTGCTCTTCTTAAGCGAGACAGTTGCCTGGTCAATTGGTGGGATTATTCTCATTCTCATGGGATTGCAGCTTCTTCATGTCTATAAACCGCCGATCCGGAGTATCTTCAACTTTTTGAGGGCACCGATCTCATACACCATGACGGGATCATTTCTTTTTAGGGCTTTCATTCGGGGCAATCACAATAGGAAGAGGTGCTCCCATGCTTCTTATTGTTCTGACATACATCGCTCTTAA
- a CDS encoding cation diffusion facilitator family transporter, with the protein MADNTQSIHQEKEKTALLSVVSNTFLVILKLIVGLALGSVSIISEAIHSGMDLLASVVAYFSVKKSAQAPDDDHSFGHGKYESFSGLFEAILIFVAAALIIYEAVRKIFEPSSEPLDPTLMLAGMAVMGISALANAYVSSRLMKIAKKAESIALESDAWHLRTDVYTSVGVLIGLILIRLTGITILDSIVAICVALVIIKAAYDLTQKSYKDLIDCSLTDDEVQRITKIICEHNSDYVSYHGLRTRRAGPEIFVEFHLVVDKFVSVEQSHDLTDHLEDDLKLEFPRAYITIHVEPNTGENALKPSLCENLPK; encoded by the coding sequence ATGGCAGATAATACTCAATCAATTCATCAGGAAAAAGAAAAGACAGCTCTTCTTTCTGTAGTCTCCAATACATTCCTCGTCATCCTGAAACTGATCGTTGGATTAGCCCTCGGATCAGTCAGTATCATATCCGAAGCAATCCACTCAGGAATGGACCTTCTCGCATCAGTTGTAGCCTATTTTTCAGTAAAAAAGTCTGCACAGGCTCCAGATGATGATCATTCCTTTGGTCATGGCAAATATGAATCATTTTCAGGGTTATTTGAGGCCATTCTCATCTTCGTTGCTGCAGCTTTGATCATCTATGAGGCGGTCAGAAAAATTTTTGAACCATCATCTGAACCCCTTGATCCGACACTCATGCTCGCCGGAATGGCTGTTATGGGAATATCAGCACTTGCAAATGCCTATGTATCATCGCGCCTCATGAAGATAGCAAAGAAGGCCGAGTCTATTGCACTTGAAAGTGATGCCTGGCATCTGCGGACAGACGTCTATACATCAGTTGGAGTCCTCATAGGTCTGATCTTGATCAGGCTGACCGGCATTACTATCCTGGATTCAATTGTGGCCATTTGTGTCGCTCTGGTTATCATAAAGGCGGCATATGATCTTACACAAAAATCCTATAAAGATCTCATTGATTGCAGCCTCACGGATGATGAAGTCCAAAGGATTACAAAAATCATCTGCGAGCACAATTCAGATTACGTCAGTTATCATGGGCTTCGGACTAGAAGAGCAGGACCTGAAATATTTGTCGAATTCCACCTCGTCGTAGATAAATTCGTGTCGGTGGAACAATCACACGATCTAACCGATCACCTTGAGGACGATCTGAAACTCGAATTCCCCCGGGCCTATATCACGATCCATGTAGAGCCAAATACCGGAGAGAATGCACTAAAACCATCACTGTGCGAGAATCTCCCAAAATAG
- a CDS encoding YegS/Rv2252/BmrU family lipid kinase yields MKSKRKLEQIIHSEKKAVLIVNTHSRKGERLFFKAMDLLNERGIDVIESYPVRKPERIKQIVQDVIDEGHSLIIIGGGDGTMNSVMESFVHRDVVLGILPLGTANNFARSMGIPMTLERAVDIIARGKVVDIDLGVVNDQYFINIATVGFSRDVISATPRVFKKYLGVCSYLMYETKYLLSQQIFECTITIGEKIEQIKTRQLIIANGSFYGTRKISPEAHIDNNSLLIFAMDSMSRWQGLKFWIGFLLGRHLMFPESRLFQVESAYIETVPRKYVILGGEKVARTPIQISVDQAAVKIMAAESFRDHDDSEVERVEANRV; encoded by the coding sequence ATGAAGTCCAAACGAAAACTGGAACAGATAATCCACAGCGAAAAGAAAGCTGTTCTCATAGTAAATACCCATTCACGTAAAGGTGAAAGACTCTTTTTCAAGGCCATGGACCTCCTGAATGAGAGGGGTATTGATGTTATAGAATCATATCCTGTTCGAAAACCTGAGCGAATAAAGCAGATTGTTCAGGATGTCATCGATGAAGGCCATAGTCTAATCATCATCGGTGGAGGGGATGGGACAATGAATTCGGTGATGGAGTCTTTCGTTCACCGGGATGTTGTTCTTGGTATTCTTCCTCTGGGAACTGCCAACAATTTTGCCAGATCAATGGGAATACCAATGACCCTTGAAAGGGCTGTTGATATAATCGCACGTGGGAAAGTTGTAGATATCGACCTGGGTGTTGTAAATGACCAATACTTCATCAATATTGCCACGGTTGGTTTTTCCCGCGACGTTATCTCGGCAACACCGAGGGTCTTCAAAAAATATCTTGGTGTCTGTTCATATCTCATGTACGAGACCAAATATCTCTTATCGCAGCAGATTTTTGAATGTACAATAACTATCGGTGAGAAAATAGAGCAGATCAAAACGAGGCAACTGATTATTGCGAACGGCAGTTTTTATGGAACCCGTAAGATATCGCCTGAAGCTCATATTGATAATAACTCTCTTCTGATCTTTGCAATGGACTCAATGAGCAGATGGCAGGGATTGAAGTTCTGGATAGGATTCTTACTGGGACGACACCTTATGTTTCCTGAATCACGCCTCTTTCAGGTTGAGTCTGCGTATATCGAGACAGTCCCACGTAAGTATGTAATTCTGGGAGGAGAGAAGGTTGCCAGAACACCAATTCAGATATCTGTGGATCAGGCTGCAGTAAAGATTATGGCAGCAGAGTCGTTTCGTGATCATGATGACTCCGAGGTAGAGAGGGTTGAAGCCAATAGGGTTTAA
- the cbiM gene encoding cobalt transporter CbiM: MHIPDAFIPIPQAAIYWVIALIFLALAIRWAKNEMNEDKIPLVAVLAAGIFALQGFNLPVSMGTSGHLVGGALAAIVLGSPFAAIFILTLVLIIQGVIFGDGGITTMGANIINMGVIGGFVGYYTYRGVNTVIKNPFISAGFAAWLACLIPSLACALEMFFAGTFPLIPGLMAMGIYHAAIGLIEGVVTAGIIYLLSKARPDLVSSTIGAAAV; encoded by the coding sequence ATGCACATTCCAGATGCCTTTATTCCAATCCCGCAGGCTGCCATCTACTGGGTTATTGCCCTCATATTCCTGGCACTTGCAATCAGATGGGCAAAGAACGAGATGAATGAGGACAAGATTCCTCTTGTGGCAGTACTTGCAGCAGGCATCTTCGCCTTGCAGGGGTTCAACCTCCCGGTGAGCATGGGAACCAGCGGCCATCTGGTCGGCGGAGCACTTGCTGCTATCGTTCTCGGATCTCCGTTTGCGGCAATATTCATCCTTACACTTGTCCTCATCATCCAGGGAGTCATCTTCGGTGATGGAGGAATCACCACGATGGGGGCAAATATCATCAATATGGGAGTTATCGGAGGATTTGTCGGGTACTATACATACCGGGGTGTAAACACAGTCATTAAAAATCCGTTCATCTCCGCAGGATTTGCGGCCTGGCTTGCCTGCCTGATCCCATCACTTGCCTGTGCACTTGAGATGTTCTTTGCCGGTACGTTCCCACTGATCCCCGGACTCATGGCCATGGGAATTTACCATGCAGCCATCGGTCTTATCGAAGGTGTTGTCACCGCCGGTATCATTTACCTCCTCTCAAAAGCCAGACCTGACCTCGTGAGTTCGACCATAGGAGCGGCAGCCGTATGA
- a CDS encoding PDGLE domain-containing protein — translation MMDNKTFLIAGIIIALVIGVLAVFFASGDPDGLESTALMISGQKDLTGEAPEDGDPEAVGTGTFSYSAPMPDYSLGEAMGPSGNIIAILTGIFLTLIVVIGTTWLVRKSGDKTRT, via the coding sequence ATGATGGATAACAAGACATTCCTGATTGCAGGAATTATCATTGCACTGGTCATTGGCGTACTCGCAGTCTTCTTCGCATCAGGAGATCCGGATGGCCTTGAAAGTACAGCACTCATGATATCAGGACAGAAAGATCTGACCGGAGAAGCACCAGAAGACGGTGATCCGGAAGCAGTCGGAACTGGTACATTCTCATACTCCGCACCGATGCCAGATTATTCGCTCGGGGAAGCCATGGGACCGTCAGGTAATATCATCGCCATTTTGACAGGAATATTTTTGACACTCATTGTTGTCATCGGTACTACCTGGCTGGTTCGCAAGTCCGGCGATAAAACCAGGACATAA